The Helicobacter ganmani genome includes a window with the following:
- a CDS encoding MBL fold metallo-hydrolase: MILFENDSFMILCKAFGEYQTNCYLTIDKQTDEALIIDPGIGASTWVIETLESKKPLAILNTHGHFDHVWSNAELLSYFGKIPLLCPLEDAFMLTEDCFSTGLPQSTPSLLVGGKEGETIERKTANTENLGRENHYTLGNFIVEFSCYPGHTPGCSVIVLSSKLTNTDSTSAQNASSQSEIPPLSQQKVMFSGDFIFHRSIGRSDFPYSSHSAMKASLEKFMERKENLLILPGHGNTTSVAQEQANIPYWLARL, from the coding sequence ATGATTCTTTTTGAGAATGATTCTTTTATGATTTTGTGCAAAGCCTTTGGAGAATATCAGACAAATTGCTACCTTACGATAGATAAGCAAACTGATGAAGCATTGATTATTGACCCGGGAATCGGCGCAAGCACTTGGGTAATAGAAACCTTAGAGAGCAAAAAACCGCTTGCAATTTTGAATACACACGGGCATTTTGACCATGTTTGGAGTAACGCCGAGCTCCTTTCATATTTTGGTAAGATTCCGCTACTTTGTCCGCTAGAAGATGCTTTTATGCTAACAGAAGACTGCTTTAGCACCGGGCTACCCCAATCTACTCCTAGTTTGCTTGTGGGTGGCAAAGAGGGTGAAACCATAGAGAGAAAAACTGCAAATACAGAGAATCTAGGCAGAGAAAATCACTACACATTGGGTAATTTTATCGTAGAATTTTCTTGCTATCCCGGTCATACTCCGGGTTGCAGCGTGATTGTGCTTAGTTCTAAATTAACCAATACAGATTCTACATCTGCGCAAAACGCATCATCACAAAGTGAGATTCCACCTTTGTCCCAACAAAAAGTAATGTTTAGCGGAGATTTTATCTTTCATCGCTCCATTGGACGCAGCGATTTTCCTTATTCCTCTCATAGCGCAATGAAAGCGAGTTTAGAAAAATTTATGGAGAGAAAAGAAAATCTACTGATTCTACCCGGACACGGCAATACAACGAGTGTTGCGCAAGAGCAGGCAAATATTCCTTATTGGCTTGCGCGCCTTTAA